A single Pseudomonas sp. HN11 DNA region contains:
- a CDS encoding class II glutamine amidotransferase: MCELLGMSANVPTDIVFSFTGLMQRGGRTGPHRDGWGIAFYEGRGLRLFQDPAASSESEVALLVQRYPIKSEVVIGHIRQANVGKVSLANTHPFVRELWGRNWCFAHNGQLSDFNPRATFYRPVGDTDSEAAFCDLLNRVREAFPEPVDIEKVLPDLIAACSEYRSKGVFNCLLSDGDWLFCYCSTKLAQITRRAPFGPARLKDVDVIVDFQAETTPNDVVTVIATEPLTDNENWTRYEPGQWSLWRRGECVSQGITE; the protein is encoded by the coding sequence ATGTGTGAATTATTGGGCATGAGTGCCAACGTCCCCACCGATATCGTGTTCAGCTTTACCGGGCTGATGCAGCGCGGTGGGCGCACCGGCCCCCACCGTGACGGTTGGGGCATCGCCTTCTATGAAGGCCGTGGCCTGCGCCTGTTCCAGGACCCGGCCGCCAGCAGCGAATCGGAAGTCGCGCTGCTGGTGCAGCGTTATCCGATCAAAAGCGAAGTGGTGATTGGCCATATCCGCCAGGCCAACGTCGGCAAGGTCAGCCTGGCCAATACCCACCCGTTCGTACGCGAACTGTGGGGCCGTAACTGGTGCTTCGCCCACAATGGCCAGCTGTCCGACTTCAACCCGCGCGCTACGTTCTACCGCCCGGTGGGTGATACCGATAGCGAAGCGGCCTTTTGCGATCTGCTCAACCGCGTGCGTGAAGCCTTCCCGGAGCCGGTGGACATCGAAAAAGTCCTGCCGGACCTGATCGCCGCCTGCTCCGAATACCGCAGCAAAGGCGTGTTCAACTGCCTGCTCAGCGATGGCGACTGGCTGTTTTGCTACTGCTCGACCAAGTTGGCGCAGATCACCCGTCGCGCCCCGTTTGGCCCGGCACGCTTGAAAGACGTCGACGTGATCGTCGATTTTCAGGCCGAAACCACGCCCAATGATGTAGTGACGGTGATCGCCACCGAGCCTTTGACCGACAACGAAAACTGGACCCGCTACGAACCGGGCCAATGGAGCCTGTGGCGACGCGGTGAATGCGTCAGCCAGGGCATCACCGAGTAA
- a CDS encoding DUF2937 family protein: MLLSYLRLVLFAIGLLVGVQVPGFINDYAKRVEAHLIEAQTGLSGFETTARQFFNGDLKALVAHYRASDDPVFQSDANSLGAMLDRQVALDKQFQAMQGPWYIRALQVAVAADPDIRQETWNGYSYQILLTPEAMGWGLGGAMLLSFGLECLFRLIDWVVLGGKRLRQSRPIEERDLKGL, translated from the coding sequence ATGTTGCTCAGTTATCTGCGGTTGGTGCTGTTTGCCATTGGCCTGTTGGTCGGCGTGCAAGTGCCGGGCTTCATCAACGACTACGCCAAGCGCGTCGAAGCCCACCTGATCGAGGCCCAGACCGGCCTCAGCGGGTTTGAAACCACCGCACGGCAATTCTTTAACGGTGATTTGAAGGCGTTGGTCGCGCATTACCGCGCCAGTGATGACCCGGTGTTCCAGAGCGACGCCAACAGCCTGGGCGCCATGCTTGACCGTCAGGTGGCGCTGGACAAGCAATTCCAGGCCATGCAAGGCCCCTGGTACATCCGCGCCCTCCAAGTGGCGGTGGCGGCGGACCCGGATATCCGCCAGGAAACCTGGAACGGCTACAGCTACCAGATCCTGCTGACCCCCGAAGCCATGGGCTGGGGCTTGGGCGGGGCAATGCTGTTGTCGTTTGGCCTGGAGTGTCTGTTCCGCCTGATCGACTGGGTGGTGTTGGGTGGCAAGCGCCTGCGCCAGAGCCGGCCGATCGAAGAGCGTGACCTGAAGGGCTTGTAA
- a CDS encoding LysR family transcriptional regulator: MNLKFLETFVWVAKLKSFRLTAEKLFTTQASISSRIAVLESELGVKLFLRDSRGVSLTPEGLKVLDYAEQMMVTMQGLKQSLETTSSQVGRIRIGAMDTVIHTWLSPLVAELMDHFPLVEIELVADTALNLSDQLQKGFLDLILQTDLLRLETVRSLELASHPMAWIVASQSIYNRDYASLAELAQERIITYSKNSHPHQDVISLMQANGIAAPRMNCVNSVSAITRLLRDGFGIGALPPVLVSEELARGELVMLPMAQTLPNLQVVVSWRVGVELVEDIVGLCQKVVARYAEEVGAERMILA; the protein is encoded by the coding sequence ATGAATTTGAAGTTTCTCGAAACCTTCGTCTGGGTGGCCAAGCTCAAGAGTTTCCGCCTGACCGCCGAGAAGTTGTTCACCACCCAGGCGTCGATCTCCAGCCGCATCGCCGTGCTGGAAAGCGAGTTGGGCGTGAAGTTGTTTCTGCGCGACTCACGCGGCGTGAGCCTGACCCCGGAGGGCTTGAAGGTACTCGATTACGCCGAGCAGATGATGGTGACCATGCAGGGCCTGAAGCAGTCCCTGGAAACCACCAGCAGCCAGGTCGGGCGCATTCGGATCGGCGCAATGGACACGGTGATTCATACCTGGCTGAGCCCCCTTGTCGCGGAATTGATGGACCACTTCCCCTTGGTAGAAATCGAATTGGTCGCCGATACTGCACTTAACCTCAGCGATCAGCTGCAAAAAGGTTTTCTCGACCTGATCCTGCAAACCGACCTGCTGCGCCTCGAAACCGTACGCAGCCTGGAACTGGCCAGCCACCCCATGGCTTGGATCGTCGCCAGCCAGTCGATCTACAACCGTGACTACGCCTCCCTCGCCGAGCTGGCCCAGGAGCGCATCATCACCTACTCGAAAAACTCCCACCCCCACCAGGACGTGATCAGCCTGATGCAGGCCAACGGCATCGCCGCGCCACGGATGAACTGCGTGAATTCGGTGTCGGCGATTACCCGGCTATTGCGCGATGGCTTCGGCATTGGCGCACTGCCGCCGGTGCTGGTCAGTGAGGAGCTGGCGCGGGGGGAATTGGTGATGTTGCCGATGGCGCAGACACTACCGAACTTGCAGGTGGTGGTGTCGTGGCGCGTGGGGGTGGAATTGGTGGAGGACATTGTGGGGCTGTGCCAGAAGGTGGTGGCGCGGTATGCCGAAGAGGTTGGTGCAGAGCGCATGATCCTGGCCTGA
- a CDS encoding 5-oxoprolinase subunit PxpA, whose translation MSRLLLNCDIGESFGNWTMGLDAEVMPFIDCANVACGFHAGDPSIMRKTVSLALKHGVQVGAHPAYQDLQGFGRRSMAYTPQEIQDLLHYQIGALDGICRAQGGRVSYVKPHGAMYNDMMANPAQLRAVIQAVAAYGELPLMLLATRDNSAAQALGDEYGVTLWFEAFADRAYDSKGHLVSRQLPGAVHHDADTIVQQALTISRGEALIASDGSPLVLQANTLCVHGDNASSVAAVQRIREALKPA comes from the coding sequence GTGAGCCGCCTTCTTCTGAATTGCGACATCGGCGAAAGCTTTGGCAACTGGACCATGGGTCTGGACGCCGAGGTCATGCCGTTCATCGATTGCGCCAACGTCGCCTGCGGCTTCCATGCCGGCGACCCGAGCATTATGCGCAAGACCGTCAGCCTGGCGCTCAAGCACGGCGTGCAAGTCGGTGCGCACCCGGCGTATCAGGATCTGCAAGGCTTTGGCCGTCGTTCGATGGCCTATACCCCTCAGGAAATCCAAGACTTGTTGCACTACCAGATCGGTGCCCTTGACGGCATTTGCCGGGCGCAAGGCGGGCGGGTCAGCTACGTCAAACCTCACGGTGCGATGTACAACGACATGATGGCCAACCCAGCGCAGTTGCGTGCGGTGATCCAGGCGGTGGCGGCTTACGGCGAACTGCCGCTGATGTTGCTCGCCACCCGCGACAACAGCGCAGCCCAGGCTTTGGGTGATGAATATGGGGTCACCCTGTGGTTCGAAGCCTTTGCCGACCGCGCCTACGACAGCAAGGGCCACCTTGTATCACGCCAGCTGCCTGGCGCCGTGCACCATGACGCCGACACTATCGTGCAACAAGCCCTGACCATTTCCCGTGGTGAAGCACTGATCGCCAGCGATGGCAGCCCCTTGGTATTGCAGGCCAACACTCTGTGCGTGCACGGCGATAACGCCAGTTCGGTTGCCGCTGTGCAGCGTATCCGCGAGGCATTGAAGCCAGCATGA
- a CDS encoding 5-oxoprolinase subunit B family protein — MKPRIEVVAIDCLMVRLFDAIAEANMPWMLAATQRLRSGFGAALVDLVPSYTTLMVHYDLSALSPAQARELIDLALTDLQPQAQGGGQCHVLPVWYDLSVGPELTLLSQRSGLAVDEVIRRHSAHEYQVFALGFAPGFAFMGLVDQILATPRLSTPRKRVAAGSVGIAERQTAAYPVVSPGGWNLIGRTPAKLFDRERDGYSLMQPGDTVRFEPVDHAEFITLGGDDTPLEAQA; from the coding sequence ATGAAGCCACGGATTGAAGTGGTGGCCATCGACTGCCTGATGGTGCGTCTGTTTGATGCAATCGCCGAAGCCAATATGCCGTGGATGCTCGCCGCGACCCAGCGCTTGCGCAGCGGTTTTGGCGCCGCATTGGTGGACTTGGTGCCGTCTTACACCACCTTGATGGTGCATTACGACCTCAGCGCCTTGAGCCCGGCCCAGGCGCGGGAGTTGATCGACCTGGCCCTGACCGACCTGCAACCGCAAGCCCAGGGCGGCGGTCAGTGCCACGTGCTGCCGGTGTGGTACGACCTGAGCGTCGGCCCCGAGCTGACGCTGTTGAGCCAGCGCAGCGGTTTGGCCGTGGACGAGGTGATCCGCCGCCACAGTGCCCACGAATATCAGGTGTTCGCGCTGGGCTTCGCCCCCGGTTTTGCTTTTATGGGGCTGGTGGATCAAATCCTCGCCACCCCGCGCCTCAGCACCCCACGCAAACGCGTAGCAGCCGGCAGTGTCGGCATCGCTGAGCGGCAAACCGCCGCTTACCCGGTGGTGTCCCCGGGTGGTTGGAACCTGATCGGTCGCACGCCGGCCAAACTCTTCGACCGTGAGCGCGACGGCTACAGCCTGATGCAGCCGGGCGACACGGTGCGTTTCGAGCCTGTCGATCACGCCGAATTCATCACACTGGGTGGCGATGACACGCCGTTGGAGGCGCAGGCATGA
- a CDS encoding biotin-dependent carboxyltransferase family protein, with translation MSRLIIEASTPLCLLQDAGRFGVRHLGVTQGGALDWVSMSWANWLLGNTLDAPVVEITLGGFTVQAEEYCLLALAGADLGAYIDERAISPGRSFILQKGQRLRFTQPFKGARAYLAAPGGFDAPQVLGSCATVVREELGGVDGFGKALAEGGRLAYSGVGGAMKVLSDPGLPAKAALEVIVGAQIGQFSGQSLFDAFNTEWTLDSRADRMGMRLLGTPLQYQGPSLISEGIPLGAIQVPPDGQPIVLLNDRQTIGGYPRLGALTPLSLARLAQCLPGEKVRLVPVVQETAHRQHIDVLQRFK, from the coding sequence ATGAGCCGCTTGATCATCGAGGCCAGCACGCCGCTGTGCCTGTTGCAGGACGCCGGTCGCTTTGGCGTGCGTCACTTGGGCGTGACCCAGGGCGGCGCGCTGGATTGGGTGTCGATGTCCTGGGCCAACTGGTTGTTGGGCAATACGCTGGACGCGCCGGTGGTGGAAATCACTCTGGGCGGCTTTACGGTGCAGGCTGAGGAGTATTGCCTGCTGGCCCTGGCCGGTGCGGACCTGGGCGCGTATATCGACGAGCGCGCCATTAGCCCAGGCCGCAGTTTTATCCTGCAAAAGGGCCAGCGTTTGCGGTTCACCCAGCCATTCAAGGGGGCACGGGCTTACCTGGCCGCGCCAGGCGGGTTTGATGCGCCGCAGGTGCTGGGCAGTTGCGCCACGGTTGTGCGGGAGGAATTGGGCGGAGTAGACGGTTTCGGCAAGGCACTGGCCGAAGGCGGGCGCTTGGCGTATTCCGGCGTGGGCGGCGCAATGAAAGTGTTGAGTGATCCAGGCCTGCCGGCCAAGGCCGCGCTGGAGGTGATCGTCGGCGCCCAGATCGGCCAGTTCAGCGGGCAAAGCCTGTTCGATGCGTTCAACACCGAATGGACGCTCGACAGCCGCGCCGACCGCATGGGCATGCGTTTGCTGGGCACGCCGTTGCAGTATCAAGGGCCGTCGCTTATCTCTGAGGGGATTCCGTTGGGAGCCATCCAGGTGCCGCCGGATGGACAGCCGATTGTGTTGCTCAACGACCGGCAGACCATTGGGGGGTACCCACGGTTAGGCGCGTTGACGCCATTGTCGCTGGCGCGGCTGGCGCAGTGCCTGCCGGGGGAGAAGGTGCGGTTGGTGCCGGTGGTGCAGGAGACTGCGCATCGGCAGCACATCGACGTCTTGCAGCGATTTAAATAA
- a CDS encoding vWA domain-containing protein: MLLNLFNEMRAAKVPVSVRELLDLINALKQRVTFADMDEFYYLARAILVKDERHFDKFDRAFGAYFNGLEKLDDHLQALIPEDWLRKEFERSLTDEERAQIQSLGGLDKLIEAFKKRLEEQKERHAGGNKWIGTGGTSPFGSGGFNPEGIRVGDAGKRQGKAVKVWDQREYKNLDDQVELGTRNIKIALRRLRKFARQGAAEELDIDGTIDHTARDAGLLNIQMRPERRNTIKLLLLFDIGGSMDAHVKICEELFSACKTEFKHLEYFYFHNFVYESVWKNNQRRTSERTSTQDLLHKYGADYKVIFIGDAAMAPYEITQAGGSVEHWNEEPGYVWMQRFMAKYKKLIWINPYPKDTWGYTASTGIVRELVEDQMYPLTLRGLEEGMRFLSK, from the coding sequence ATGCTGCTCAATCTGTTCAACGAGATGCGTGCCGCCAAGGTGCCGGTGTCGGTGCGCGAGCTGCTCGACCTGATCAACGCGCTGAAACAGCGCGTGACCTTCGCCGACATGGACGAGTTCTACTACTTGGCCCGGGCGATCCTGGTCAAGGATGAGCGGCACTTCGACAAGTTCGACCGGGCGTTCGGGGCTTACTTCAACGGTCTGGAAAAACTCGACGACCACCTGCAGGCGTTGATCCCTGAAGACTGGCTGCGCAAGGAATTCGAACGTTCGCTGACCGACGAAGAACGTGCGCAGATCCAATCCCTTGGCGGCCTCGACAAGCTGATCGAAGCATTCAAAAAGCGTCTGGAAGAACAGAAAGAACGCCACGCCGGCGGCAACAAGTGGATTGGCACCGGCGGCACCAGCCCGTTCGGCTCCGGCGGCTTCAACCCGGAAGGCATTCGTGTGGGTGACGCAGGCAAACGCCAGGGCAAGGCCGTGAAGGTGTGGGACCAGCGCGAGTACAAGAACCTCGACGATCAGGTCGAACTCGGTACCCGCAATATCAAGATCGCTCTGCGGCGCCTGCGCAAGTTTGCGCGCCAAGGCGCGGCGGAAGAGCTGGATATCGACGGCACCATCGACCACACCGCACGCGATGCCGGGCTGCTGAATATCCAGATGCGCCCGGAGCGGCGCAACACCATCAAACTGTTGCTGCTGTTCGATATCGGCGGCTCGATGGATGCCCACGTGAAGATCTGCGAAGAGCTGTTCTCGGCGTGCAAGACCGAGTTCAAGCACTTGGAGTATTTCTACTTTCACAACTTCGTCTACGAGTCGGTGTGGAAGAACAACCAGCGCCGCACGTCGGAGCGCACGTCGACCCAGGATTTGTTGCACAAGTACGGAGCCGATTACAAAGTGATCTTTATCGGCGATGCGGCGATGGCACCGTATGAAATCACCCAGGCGGGCGGCAGCGTCGAGCACTGGAACGAAGAACCGGGGTACGTGTGGATGCAGCGCTTCATGGCCAAGTACAAGAAGCTGATCTGGATTAACCCGTACCCGAAAGACACCTGGGGATACACGGCGTCCACGGGGATTGTGCGGGAGTTGGTGGAGGATCAAATGTATCCGCTGACGCTGCGCGGCTTGGAAGAAGGCATGCGCTTTCTCTCCAAATAA
- a CDS encoding AAA family ATPase, giving the protein MKFEGTQAYVATDDLKLAVNAAITLERPLLVKGEPGTGKTMLAEQLAESFGAKLITWHIKSTTKAHQGLYEYDAVSRLRDSQLGVDKVHDVRNYLKKGKLWEAFESEERVILLIDEIDKADIEFPNDLLQELDKMEFYVYEIDETIKAKKRPIIIITSNNEKELPDAFLRRCFFHYIAFPDRTTLQKIVDVHYPDIKKDLVSEALDVFFDVRKVPGLKKKPSTSELVDWLKLLMADDIGEAVLRERDPTKAIPPLAGALVKNEQDVQLLERLAFMSRRGNR; this is encoded by the coding sequence ATGAAGTTCGAAGGCACCCAGGCCTATGTGGCTACCGATGACCTGAAACTGGCCGTCAACGCCGCCATCACCCTGGAGCGGCCGTTGCTGGTCAAGGGCGAGCCCGGCACCGGCAAGACCATGCTTGCCGAGCAGTTGGCCGAATCCTTCGGCGCCAAGTTGATCACCTGGCACATCAAGTCCACCACCAAGGCCCACCAAGGCCTGTACGAGTATGACGCGGTCAGCCGCCTGCGCGATTCGCAACTGGGCGTGGACAAGGTGCACGACGTACGCAACTACCTGAAGAAGGGCAAGCTCTGGGAAGCCTTCGAGTCCGAGGAGCGGGTGATCCTGCTGATCGATGAAATTGACAAGGCCGACATCGAGTTCCCCAATGACCTGTTGCAAGAACTCGACAAGATGGAGTTCTACGTCTACGAAATCGACGAGACCATCAAAGCCAAGAAACGCCCGATCATCATCATTACCTCCAACAACGAAAAAGAGCTGCCTGACGCCTTCCTGCGCCGCTGCTTCTTCCACTACATCGCCTTCCCCGACCGCACCACCCTGCAAAAAATCGTGGATGTTCACTACCCCGATATCAAGAAAGACCTGGTCAGCGAAGCGCTGGATGTGTTCTTCGACGTGCGCAAGGTGCCGGGCCTGAAGAAAAAACCTTCCACCTCCGAGTTGGTCGACTGGCTCAAGTTGCTGATGGCCGACGACATCGGCGAAGCGGTGCTGCGCGAACGCGACCCGACCAAGGCCATCCCGCCGCTGGCCGGTGCGTTGGTGAAGAACGAGCAAGACGTGCAGTTGCTGGAGCGGCTGGCGTTCATGAGCCGTCGCGGTAATCGCTGA
- a CDS encoding DUF748 domain-containing protein translates to MKRRYSWPLWTVAGLIVVLVALAIALPYLVRNYLNDKLADMGDYRGHITDVDLALWRGAYKINGLEIIKVDGKVPVPFVKAPLIDLAVSWHSLWYDHAVVAKVRFINPEVNFVDGGANKQASQTGKGTDWREQLSKLAPITLDEVRIEDGKIAFHNFNSKPPVNINATEVNASFYNLTNVVDVKGKRDARFEGKALLQGQAPLEATATFDPLSNFENFEFRFRAKDLQLKRMNDFASAYGKFDFKAGTGDVVIEAQADKGQLTGYIKPLLRDVEVFDWRQDVENKDKNIFRSIWEAVVGASETVLKNQSKNQFATRVELSGSVHQQNVSAFSAFLAILRNGFIQAFNARYEQPKPSAD, encoded by the coding sequence ATGAAACGTCGCTACAGTTGGCCGCTATGGACCGTCGCCGGACTCATCGTCGTACTGGTCGCCTTGGCCATCGCCCTGCCCTACCTGGTGCGTAACTACCTCAATGACAAGCTCGCCGACATGGGTGACTACCGCGGCCACATCACCGATGTCGACTTGGCCTTGTGGCGTGGCGCCTACAAAATCAATGGTCTGGAGATCATTAAAGTTGATGGCAAAGTGCCGGTTCCGTTCGTCAAGGCGCCGTTGATCGATCTGGCTGTGAGCTGGCATTCGCTGTGGTACGACCATGCGGTAGTGGCCAAGGTCCGGTTTATCAACCCCGAGGTGAACTTCGTCGATGGCGGTGCCAACAAACAAGCGTCCCAAACCGGTAAAGGCACCGACTGGCGCGAGCAGTTGAGCAAGTTGGCCCCGATCACCCTCGACGAAGTGCGCATCGAGGACGGCAAGATCGCCTTTCACAACTTCAACTCCAAACCACCGGTCAACATCAACGCCACCGAAGTCAACGCCAGCTTCTATAACCTGACCAACGTGGTCGACGTCAAAGGCAAGCGCGACGCCCGCTTCGAGGGCAAAGCGCTGCTGCAAGGCCAGGCGCCGCTGGAAGCCACTGCCACCTTCGACCCGCTGAGCAATTTCGAAAACTTCGAATTCCGTTTCCGCGCCAAAGATTTGCAGCTCAAGCGCATGAATGACTTCGCCTCGGCCTACGGTAAATTCGACTTCAAGGCCGGCACCGGCGACGTGGTGATCGAAGCCCAAGCGGACAAAGGTCAGCTGACCGGCTACATCAAGCCCCTGCTACGCGATGTTGAAGTGTTCGACTGGCGACAGGACGTGGAAAACAAAGACAAGAACATCTTCCGTTCGATCTGGGAAGCCGTGGTCGGCGCCAGCGAAACCGTATTGAAAAACCAGAGCAAAAACCAGTTCGCCACCCGCGTGGAGCTCAGTGGCAGCGTGCATCAGCAAAATGTCAGCGCGTTCTCGGCGTTTTTGGCGATATTGCGCAACGGTTTCATCCAGGCGTTCAATGCGCGGTATGAACAACCCAAGCCTTCGGCGGATTGA
- the cysK gene encoding cysteine synthase A, with the protein MSRIFADNAHSIGNTPLVQINRIAPRGVTILAKIEGRNPGYSVKCRIGANMIWDAESTGKLKPGMTIVEPTSGNTGIGLAFVAAARGYKLLLTMPASMSIERRKVLKALGAELVLTEPAKGMKGAIEKAGEIVASDPTTYFMPAQFENPANPAIHEKTTGPEIWNDTDGAVDVLVAGVGTGGTITGVSRYIKNIAGKPILSVAVEPMVSPVITQALAGEEIKPSPHKIQGIGAGFVPKNLDLSMVDRVELVTDDESKAMALRLMQEEGILCGISCGAAMAVAVRLAEKPEMQGKTIVVILPDSGERYLSSMLFSDLFTEQENQA; encoded by the coding sequence ATGAGCCGTATCTTTGCAGACAACGCGCACTCCATCGGTAATACTCCCCTGGTTCAGATCAACCGGATTGCCCCGCGTGGCGTGACTATCCTGGCCAAGATCGAAGGGCGTAACCCTGGCTACTCGGTGAAGTGCCGCATTGGCGCAAACATGATCTGGGACGCCGAAAGCACCGGCAAGCTCAAGCCGGGCATGACCATTGTTGAACCGACCTCCGGCAACACCGGCATCGGCCTGGCATTTGTCGCTGCCGCTCGTGGCTACAAGCTGCTGTTGACCATGCCGGCGTCCATGAGCATCGAGCGGCGCAAGGTACTCAAGGCCCTTGGCGCCGAGCTGGTGTTGACCGAGCCGGCCAAAGGCATGAAGGGCGCCATCGAAAAAGCCGGCGAAATCGTTGCCAGCGACCCGACCACCTACTTTATGCCAGCCCAGTTCGAAAACCCGGCCAACCCGGCCATCCACGAGAAAACCACCGGTCCGGAAATCTGGAACGACACCGATGGCGCCGTGGACGTACTGGTCGCGGGCGTGGGCACCGGCGGTACCATCACTGGCGTGTCGCGCTACATCAAGAACATCGCGGGCAAGCCGATCCTGTCGGTGGCCGTCGAGCCAATGGTCTCGCCGGTGATTACCCAGGCGCTGGCGGGTGAAGAGATCAAGCCTAGCCCGCACAAGATCCAGGGCATTGGCGCGGGTTTCGTCCCCAAGAACCTGGACTTGTCGATGGTCGATCGTGTGGAGCTGGTGACCGACGACGAGTCCAAGGCCATGGCCCTGCGCCTGATGCAGGAAGAAGGGATTTTGTGTGGCATCTCTTGCGGCGCCGCGATGGCCGTAGCCGTGCGACTGGCCGAGAAACCGGAGATGCAGGGCAAGACCATCGTGGTGATCCTGCCGGACTCCGGTGAGCGCTACCTGTCGAGCATGCTGTTCAGCGATTTGTTTACCGAGCAAGAAAACCAGGCTTGA
- a CDS encoding aspartyl/asparaginyl beta-hydroxylase domain-containing protein, with amino-acid sequence MTFSLAAKLSVLALFIGSTLYVHLRGKARLPMLRQFVNHSALFAPYNALMYLFSAVPSKPYLDRSKFPELDVLKDNWEVIREEAMHLFDEGYIRAAEKNNDAGFGSFFKKGWKRFYLKWYDKPLPSAEALCPKTVALVSSIPNVKGAMFALLPGGSHLNPHRDPFAGSLRYHLGLSTPNSDECRIFVDGQVYAWRDGEDVMFDETYVHWVKNETEQTRVILFCDIERPLSNRVMTRINRWVSKQLGRATAPQNLDDERVGGINQAYAWSKTFSDKFSGVVKQWKRKHPKAYRIARPVLAVVVLLLLWRWLF; translated from the coding sequence ATGACCTTTTCTTTGGCCGCCAAGCTGTCGGTGCTGGCGTTGTTTATTGGCAGCACGCTGTATGTGCACTTGCGCGGCAAGGCGCGTTTGCCGATGTTGCGCCAGTTCGTCAACCATTCGGCGTTGTTTGCGCCGTATAACGCCTTGATGTACCTGTTTTCGGCCGTGCCGTCCAAGCCGTACCTGGACCGCAGCAAGTTCCCGGAACTGGATGTGCTCAAGGACAACTGGGAAGTGATCCGCGAAGAGGCCATGCACCTGTTCGACGAGGGTTACATTCGCGCGGCCGAAAAGAACAACGACGCCGGTTTCGGTTCATTCTTCAAGAAGGGTTGGAAGCGTTTCTACCTCAAGTGGTATGACAAGCCACTGCCATCGGCCGAAGCTTTGTGCCCCAAGACCGTAGCGCTGGTGAGCAGTATTCCTAACGTGAAAGGTGCAATGTTCGCGCTGTTGCCGGGCGGCAGCCACCTCAACCCGCACCGCGATCCGTTTGCCGGTTCGCTGCGTTATCACTTGGGTCTGTCCACGCCGAACTCCGACGAGTGCCGCATCTTCGTTGACGGTCAGGTGTACGCCTGGCGCGACGGTGAAGACGTGATGTTCGACGAAACCTACGTGCACTGGGTCAAGAACGAAACCGAACAAACCCGCGTGATCCTGTTCTGCGACATCGAGCGACCGCTCAGCAACCGCGTGATGACCCGCATCAACCGCTGGGTCAGCAAGCAATTGGGGCGCGCCACTGCGCCGCAGAACCTGGATGACGAGCGCGTAGGTGGGATCAACCAGGCGTATGCCTGGAGCAAAACCTTCAGCGACAAGTTCAGCGGTGTGGTCAAGCAGTGGAAGCGCAAGCATCCGAAGGCATACCGGATTGCGCGGCCGGTGTTGGCGGTAGTGGTTTTGCTGCTGCTGTGGCGCTGGTTGTTCTGA